The Choristoneura fumiferana chromosome 10, NRCan_CFum_1, whole genome shotgun sequence genome has a segment encoding these proteins:
- the Prp40 gene encoding pre-mRNA processing factor 40 — MDAASTGTSSPGMMGAPLLPPPMMAGIPPPMPPQVAMPPVPGIAPAMAAMPPPMGFPPMIPPFSMPPPGFPPFKPDLGAPAPEITPMSNQTSPWSEHKAPDGRTYYYNSVSKQSLWEKPDDLKTPAEKLLSACVWKEYTTDAGRLYYHNIETKESSWVVPPELQEIKDKIAAEEAAHMALNGDLPPGEVPLPGSPATPAGGSSALDEAMAKTLASIDPALVSSIPIPEDIEPEDVASPAQALDIAEPVAEPQYKDKKEAIEAFKELLKEKNISSNATWEQCVKIISKDPRYTAFKKLNERKQAFNAYKTQKVKDEREELRLKTKKNRENLEEFLLSCDRVTSMTKYYKCDDMFSNLEIWRCVPDADRKDIFEDCIFTITKREKEEAKALKKRNMKMLAQVLENMNEITYSSTWSEAQVLLLENSAFKNDVSLLGMDKEDALIVFEQHIKNLESEYAQEKEQLKKRSKRQQRKNRDNFLALLDGLHEEGKLTSMSLWVELYPVISADMRFSAMLGQQGSTPLDLFKFYVENLKARFHDEKKVIKEILKEKDFEVKPDTTFEEFATIVCEDSKSAALDAGNVKLTYNALLEKAEARNKEKMKEESKAQKKIESTFKWALSEANVDHQLPWAEVKEKLDLDAPEFAAVPEEEDRIRIYKDFQHEQEESCMHYHHPKPRKAKRSKKKKRSHSASPSKSRSRSGTPAPARSPSPAASHATWTSDEARKHKKSKKKHRKHDPAPRSPTPEEGGISEASPPRHKRRGKRSAPPSPEPAPLDEPAFKPKKKKDKRDKKERSAAASSTAWSDAELESRRAALLAQLHEHEAD, encoded by the exons ATG GACGCAGCGAGCACTGGCACGAGCTCGCCGGGAATGATGGGTGCGCCGTTACTGCCCCCACCGATGATGGCCGGAATACCGCCGCCGATGCCTCCGCAAGTGGCCATGCCTCCCGTACCCGGCATAGCGCCGGCTATGGCTGCTATGCCTCCACCTATGGGGTTTCCACCCATGATACCGCCATTCTCGATGCCGCCGCCAGGATTTCCACCCTTTAAGCCC GATCTAGGTGCTCCAGCACCTGAAATTACGCCTATGTCTAACCAAACCAGCCCCTGGTCGGAGCACAAAGCACCTGATGGCCGTACTTACTATTATAACTCGGTGTCCAAACAAAGCCTTTGGGAGAAGCCTGATGATTTGAAAACACCTGCTGAA AAGCTGCTATCGGCGTGTGTGTGGAAAGAGTACACAACTGATGCTGGGCGTCTGTACTACCACAACATCGAGACTAAAGAATCAAGTTGGGTGGTACCACCTGAGTTACAAGAAATCAAAGATAAAATTGCAGCAGAAGAGGCAGCACA TATGGCTCTGAATGGGGATCTGCCTCCAGGCGAGGTTCCACTGCCGGGATCGCCGGCAACGCCCGCTGGTGGCTCTTCAGCGTTGGATGAAGCCATGGCCAAAACTCTGGCATCTATTGACCCTGCCCTTGTCAGTTCTATTCCGATACCAGAAGATA TTGAACCAGAAGATGTAGCATCACCAGCACAAGCTCTTGATATAGCTGAACCTGTAGCGGAACCTCAATATAAAGACAAGAAAGAGGCTATTGAGGCATTCAAGGAACTCCTCAAAGAGAAG AATATTTCATCAAATGCAACTTGGGAACAGTGTGTGAAGATTATCTCAAAAGATCCTCGTTACACTGCTTttaagaaactcaacgagagaAAGCAAGCTTTTAATGCATATAAAACGCAAAAAGTTAAAGATGAGAGAGAAGAATtaag GTTAAAAACAAAGAAGAACCGAGAAAATTTGGAAGAATTCTTGCTGAGTTGTGACCGCGTCACGTCGATgactaaatattacaaatgtgacGATATGTTCAGTAACCTTGAG ATATGGCGCTGCGTACCTGATGCGGATCGAAAAGATATCTTCGAAGATTGCATATTTACAATTACCAAACGTGAAAAAGAAGAGGCCAAGGCACTCAAAAAAAGAAACATGAAAATGTTAGCACAG GTCTTAGAAAATATGAATGAAATCACGTATAGCAGTACCTGGAGTGAAGCGCAAGTTTTGCTTCTTGAGAATTCAGCATTCAAAAACGATGTCAGTTTGCTTGGCATGGACAAAGAAGATGCACTCATTG TATTTGAACAACACATAAAAAATTTGGAGAGTGAATACGCTCAAGAGAAAGAGCAGCTCAAAAAGCGAAGTAAGCGGCAACAGAGAAAGAATAGAGACAACTTTTTG gCGTTATTAGACGGCCTACACGAAGAAGGCAAATTGACATCGATGTCTTTATGGGTTGAGCTTTACCCGGTTATCTCAGCTGATATGCGGTTTTCTGCCATGCTTG GTCAACAAGGGTCAACCCCATTAGACCTCTTCAAATTCTACGTGGAAAACCTAAAAGCGCGGTTCCATGATGAGAAGAAGGTGATAAAAGAGATCCTGAAAGAGAAAGACTTCGAAGTGAAGCCAGATACTACATTTGAAGAGTTTGCCACTATCGTGTGCGAGGATAGCAAGTCGGCGGCACTAGATGCAGGCAATGTCAAGCTTACGTACAACGCGCTGCTGGAAAAG GCTGAAGCGAGAAACAAGGAAAAGATGAAGGAGGAGTCGAAAGCACAGAAGAAAATTGAGAGCACCTTCAAATGGGCGCTTAGCGAAGCCAACGTGGACCACCAGCTGCCGTGGGCTGAAGTCAAAGAGAAGCTCGACTTGGATGCACCGGAGTTTGCGGCCGTGCCTGAGGAAGAGGACAGGATCAGGATATACAAA gATTTCCAACATGAACAAGAGGAAAGCTGCATGCACTACCACCACCCCAAGCCCAGAAAGGCGAAACGATCCAAGAAGAAAAAGCGTTCACATTCCGCCTCACCG TCGAAGTCGCGGTCGCGGTCGGGcacgccggcgccggcgcggtcGCCGTCGCCCGCGGCCAGCCACGCCACCTGGACCTCGGACGAGGCCCGCAAGCACAAGAAGTCTAAGAAGAAGCACCGCAAGCACGATCCCGCGCCC CGTTCGCCGACGCCGGAAGAAGGCGGCATCTCGGAGGCGTCGCCGCCGCGGCACAAGCGGCGCGGCAAGCGCAGCGCGCCCCCCAGCCCCGAGCCCGCGCCCCTCGATGAGCCCGCCTTCAAGCCCAAGAAGAAGAAAGACAAACGAGACAAGAAAGAGAG GTCAGCGGCAGCGAGTTCGACAGCATGGAGCGATGCGGAGCTAGAGTCACGGCGCGCGGCGCTGCTCGCCCAATTACATGAGCACGAAGCCGACTGA
- the baf gene encoding barrier to autointegration factor, whose protein sequence is MSSTSQKHRNFVAEPMGEKPVTDLAGVGEVLGRRLETAGFDKAYVVLGQFLVLKKDRELFQEWMKETCSANSKQSADCYQCLQEWCDEFL, encoded by the exons ATGTCGAGCACATCGCAAAAGCATAGAAATTTCGTGGCCGAGCCTATGGGAGAAAAGCCAGTAACAGATTTGGCCGGCGTGGGAGAGGTCCTAGGCCGAAGACTTGAAACTGCTGGCTTTGATAAG GCCTATGTTGTTCTGGGGCAGTTTCTGGTACTGAAGAAAGATCGTGAGCTTTTTCAAGAATGGATGAAGGAAACCTGCAGTGCAAACTCTAAGCAGTCTGCCGACTGTTACCAGTGTCTGCAAGAGTGGTGTGATGAATTTTTGTAA
- the Syx5 gene encoding syntaxin 5 isoform X1, with amino-acid sequence MLPRRRNIGVSVTTSDETPLLENELNSYSKFDKKGSKYYQPERQGSAIPIISTKQGVAFEESDIVFDFLKEPVFEVVMAARDRTNEFASTVRSLQGRTLARPIVRDERKATVLQTYSQFMSMAKVISKNITGTYAKLEKLALLAKKKSLFDDRPTEIQELTYIIKGDLSSLNQQIARLGEMPRGRRSMHSHSSSVVLALQSRLASMSNQFKQVLEVRSENLKHQNNRREQFSRVGPVVKEIPSILQQQDEVSIDLGETMGFQTQTQQLALRDDTDTYVQQRAETMHNIESTIVELGGIFQQLAHMVKEQDEAIGRIDTNIQEAEMNVEAGHREIMKYFQSVTGNRALMFKVFGVLIFFFIFFVVVMA; translated from the exons ATGCTTCCTCGGCGTCGGAATATAGGTGTGTCAGTGACTACCTCCGATGAGACACCACTACtggaaaatgaattaaattcttACAGTAAATTTGACAAGAAAGGATCAAAATATTATCAACCAGAGAGGCAAGGATCGGCCATTCCCATAATTTCTACAAAACAAGGAGTGGCTTTCGAAGAATCTGATATAGTGTTTGATTTTCTTAAGGAGCCTGTATTTGAAGTGGTCATGGCTGCAAGGGATAGGACTAATGAGTTCGCGTCCACAGTACGCAGCCTTCAAGGCCGCACATTGGCCAGGCCCATCGTGCGAGACGAACGCAAAGCTACAGTGCTTCAGACCTATTCTCAGTTCATGTCAATGGCTAAAGTTATTAGTAAAAACATTACAGGAACTTATGCCAAGCTGGAGAAACTCGCTTTAT tgGCAAAAAAGAAATCTCTATTTGACGATCGTCCTACTGAAATACAAGAGctgacatatataatcaagggTGACTTAAGTTCACTCAACCAACAAATAGCTCGGCTGGGTGAGATGCCTCGCGGCCGCCGCAGCATGCACAGCCACTCTTCTAGCGTGGTTCTGGCTCTGCAGTCAAGACTAGCATCTATGAGCAACCAGTTTAAACAG GTTCTTGAAGTGAGATCAGAAAACTTGAAACATCAGAATAATAGAAGAGAACAATTTTCAAGGGTAGGCCCTGTTGTAAAAGAAATTCCTTCTATTCTACAACAGCAAGATGAAGTTAGTATAGACTTGGGTGAAACTATGGGCTTCCAGACTCAAACCCAGCAGCTAGCTCTAAGAGATGACACTGACACTTATGTGCAGCAGAGAGCCGAGACAATGCATAACATTGAGAGCACTATTGTGGAATTGGGAGGGATTTTTCAACAGTTAGCTCACATGGTCAAGGAACAAGATGAAGCTATTGGTAGGATTGATACTAATATCCAAGAAGCTGAGATGAATGTTGAAGCAGGTCACAgagaaataatgaaatatttccAGAGTGTTACAGGCAACCGAGCACTTATGTTCAAAGTTTTTGGGGTTCTCATAttcttttttatattctttgtcGTTGTAATGGCTTGA
- the Syx5 gene encoding syntaxin 5 isoform X2: MAARDRTNEFASTVRSLQGRTLARPIVRDERKATVLQTYSQFMSMAKVISKNITGTYAKLEKLALLAKKKSLFDDRPTEIQELTYIIKGDLSSLNQQIARLGEMPRGRRSMHSHSSSVVLALQSRLASMSNQFKQVLEVRSENLKHQNNRREQFSRVGPVVKEIPSILQQQDEVSIDLGETMGFQTQTQQLALRDDTDTYVQQRAETMHNIESTIVELGGIFQQLAHMVKEQDEAIGRIDTNIQEAEMNVEAGHREIMKYFQSVTGNRALMFKVFGVLIFFFIFFVVVMA, encoded by the exons ATGGCTGCAAGGGATAGGACTAATGAGTTCGCGTCCACAGTACGCAGCCTTCAAGGCCGCACATTGGCCAGGCCCATCGTGCGAGACGAACGCAAAGCTACAGTGCTTCAGACCTATTCTCAGTTCATGTCAATGGCTAAAGTTATTAGTAAAAACATTACAGGAACTTATGCCAAGCTGGAGAAACTCGCTTTAT tgGCAAAAAAGAAATCTCTATTTGACGATCGTCCTACTGAAATACAAGAGctgacatatataatcaagggTGACTTAAGTTCACTCAACCAACAAATAGCTCGGCTGGGTGAGATGCCTCGCGGCCGCCGCAGCATGCACAGCCACTCTTCTAGCGTGGTTCTGGCTCTGCAGTCAAGACTAGCATCTATGAGCAACCAGTTTAAACAG GTTCTTGAAGTGAGATCAGAAAACTTGAAACATCAGAATAATAGAAGAGAACAATTTTCAAGGGTAGGCCCTGTTGTAAAAGAAATTCCTTCTATTCTACAACAGCAAGATGAAGTTAGTATAGACTTGGGTGAAACTATGGGCTTCCAGACTCAAACCCAGCAGCTAGCTCTAAGAGATGACACTGACACTTATGTGCAGCAGAGAGCCGAGACAATGCATAACATTGAGAGCACTATTGTGGAATTGGGAGGGATTTTTCAACAGTTAGCTCACATGGTCAAGGAACAAGATGAAGCTATTGGTAGGATTGATACTAATATCCAAGAAGCTGAGATGAATGTTGAAGCAGGTCACAgagaaataatgaaatatttccAGAGTGTTACAGGCAACCGAGCACTTATGTTCAAAGTTTTTGGGGTTCTCATAttcttttttatattctttgtcGTTGTAATGGCTTGA
- the Syn1 gene encoding syntrophin-like 1: protein MVENGGSSGGSDSPNATCGRSGLLETLVRGVWYRVHCSLEDDYFSVCLDDGYDATTTLNGTLNNNNVETPNSDFTEVPEAIANQKRLVQVVKSDNNGLGISIKGGIENNMPILISKIFKGMAADLTEQLYVGDAILSVNGEDLKDATHEEAVKALKRAGKMVQLEVKYLREVTPYFRKASIISEVGWELQRGYMAEAPPSPPSPRRRRADTRYVPLLMACVAKDLRHHDPEERTIEVYSPDGVHALALRAADAGGAAAWHRALHASARRAARAALARARPRLRALLGDVRYAGWLARRPAHDHVSASGGSDDSDESEGWQPTFVAITDRELRIYEAAPWSGEAWCAATESFSLAATRLAWWRRGARAAAALGVRAGTPHGLAVRALRADTPHDLAAVAGALVDGAHHAVRALPEFTFRCRFRGACARLSLGAGGVCVWEAAGSLGRGGARALYRRPLHALRASADDDRSALWLHFTDDDTVELDMEGSPKPAVFILHNLLSARVHSLPGEPTPPL, encoded by the exons ATGGTGGAGAACGGTGGGTCGAGCGGCGGCAGCGACAGCCCCAATGCGACGTGCGGGCGCTCGGGGTTGCTGGAGACGCTGGTGCGTGGGGTGTGGTACCGAGTCCACTGCTCGCTGGAAGACGACTACTTCAGCGTGTGCCTGGACGACGGCTACGATGCAACAACAACGCTCAATGGCACTCTTAACAACAACAATGTCGAAACACCTAACAGCGACTTCACAGAAGTCCCAGAAGCGATCGCGAATCAAAAACGGCTAGTGCAAGTAGTGAAATCAGACAACAACGGCCTGGGAATATCAATTAAAGGTGGAATAGAAAATAATATGCCCAttttaatatcgaaaatatttaAGGGTATGGCGGCAGATCTTACGGAGCAGTTGTATGTTGGTGATGCTATTTTATCTGTGAATGGGGAGGATCTGAAAGATGCAACACATGAGGAAGCTGTTAAGGCATTAAAACGAGCAGGAAAAATGGTCCAGTTAGAAg TGAAATACCTCCGCGAGGTGACCCCGTATTTTCGTAAGGCGTCTATCATCAGCGAGGTGGGGTGGGAGCTGCAGCGCGGCTACATGGCGGAGGCGCCGCCCTCGCCGccctcgccgcgccgccgccgcgccgacACGCGCTACGTGCCGCTACTCATGGCTTGCGTGGCTAAGGATCTGCGCCACCACGACCCGG AGGAGCGCACGATCGAGGTGTACTCGCCGGACGGCGTGCACGCGCTGGCGCTGCGCGCGGCGgacgcgggcggcgcggcggcgtgGCACCGCGCGCTGCACGCCTCTGCGCgtcgcgccgcccgcgccgcgctgGCTCGCGCGCGCCCGCGCCTGCGCGCGCTGCTCGGCGACGTGCGCTACGCCGGCTGGCTGGCGCGCCGCCCCGCACACGACCAC GTTAGCGCATCGGGGGGATCAGACGATTCTGACGAATCAGAAGGCTGGCAGCCAACCTTCGTCGCTATAACGGATCGAGAATTGAG AATATACGAGGCGGCGCCGTGGTCGGGCGAGGCGTGGTGCGCGGCGACAGAGAGCTTCAGCCTGGCGGCGACGCGGCTGGCGTggtggcggcgcggcgcgcgcgcggccgcggcGCTGGGCGTGCGCGCGGGCACGCCACATGGCCtcgccgtgcgcgcgctgcgcgCCGATACGCCGCACGACCTGGCCGCCGTCGCCGGCGCGCTCGTCGACGGCGCGCACCACGCCGTGCGCGCACTGCCAGAGTTCACCTTCC GTTGTCGTTTCCGCGGCGCATGCGCGCGCCTGTCGCTGGGCGCGGGCGGCGTGTGCGTGTGGGAGGCGGCCGGCTCGCTGggccgcggcggcgcgcgcgcgctgtACCGCCGCCCGCTGCACGCGCTGCGCGCCTCCGCCGACGACGACCGCTCCGCGCTCTGGCTGCACTTTACGGACGACGACACTGTG GAGTTGGACATGGAAGGCAGCCCGAAGCCCGCGGTGTTCATCCTCCACAACTTGCTGTCTGCGCGCGTCCACTCGCTGCCCGGCGAGCCCACGCCGCCGCTATAA